The Williamwhitmania sp. region AAAAGATTCTCGAACTCGATTCTTCTGCCATAGTGCTATTTATTACAGCATACGGTGATGCCGAAAAGGCCGTTAAGGCAATAAAAGCGGGGGCAACGGATTTCATTCTCAAACCTTGGCAGAACGAGAAATTGATAGCCACGATCTCCTCTGCGTTAAAGTTACGCATGTCGAAAGATGAGGTAGATACCCTAAAGTTGAAGCAAAAGGCCTATACGGAGGCCATCGACCAACCCTTTACTGATTTTATTGGAGAATCGACCAAGATGAAGGAGGTTTTTGCAACCATACAAAAGGTAGCAAAAACTGATGCAAACATTCTCATACTAGGAGAGAACGGAACAGGAAAAGAGCTGGTTGCCAGAGCACTATATCGAAATTCGAATCGAAGAGACGACATTTTTTTAAGCATTGACCTTGGCTCATTAAGCGAATCGCTATTTGAGAGCGAACTCTTTGGCCATGAAAAGGGAGCATTTACTGATGCCAAGAAGGAGAAGCCAAGCCGCTTTGAGGTGGCGCATAACGGCACCCTATTCCTCGACGAGATTGGCAACCTCTCCATGCCTCTTCAGGCAAAGTTACTTACTGCTATCGAACGTCGTGAAATCACGCGAGTTGGTGCAAACAAACCAACACCCGTTGACGTTAGGCTTGTCTGTGCCACCAACAACGACATTCACCAGCTCGTATCTAGTGGCCAATTCCGACAAGATCTACTATACCGAATTAACACTGTTGAAATACACCTTCCACCTTTAAGAGAAAGAGGAGATGACATTGCCATTCTTGCAAAGCACTTTCTTTCCATTTACTCGAAAAAATACAAAAAATCCATCCGCGGAATTGCTGCGGAATCGCAAAAGAAGCTACTTCAGTATTCTTGGCCTGGGAATGTAAGAGAATTGCAGCATGGCATTGAACGTGCCGTAATAATGAGCGAAACTGACATGCTCATGCCCGATGATTTCTTTCTTACCGGTTCAAAAGAAAAATGTGCCGAGATTGACCTCGAAACGTACAACCTTGAGCAAATTGAAAGAAATGTGATTATGAAGGTATTAAAGCAGTTCAACGGAAACATTACCCAGGCAGCCACAGAGTTAGGAATTACAAGAACATCGCTCTACCGAAGAATGGAAAAATATGGTCTATAGGAACTTTAGGGTTAACATAGTAGTTCGACTACTGATTCTGTCGATGAGCATTTTTGCCCTCTTCTACACAATCAGCAACTACAACTTTTTTATCACCCCACTCCTGATTGGAGTTTTCATCTTTCTGCAAATCTATGCCCTCTTTAAGTTTGTTGATAAGACTAACCGTGATTTGGCTAGTTTTCTCGAATCGATTAGGTTTTCAGAATTTACTAGAACCTTTCAGGTTGAAGGCATGGGCAGCTCGTTCGATGAACTCAGCAAGGCTTTCAACGATGTAATCAACGACTTTCAGGCTGTTCGCTCGCAGAAGGAAGAGCATTTCCAGTATCTGCAAAGCATTCTACAAAACATCGACGTGGCCATTATTGCCTTTCAAAAAGATGGCACTGTAGAGATGATTAACAAGGCAGCCAAGGTACTATTCCAGGCTCACAGCCTCAAGAATATCAAGCAGCTAGCCGCTGTGAGCTACGAGCTGGTAGATAAGTTGCTCAACATCAACCCAGGTGAAAATACGCTGGTAAAGGTTCAAATTGACGACGACCTTCTCCAGCTGGCGGTATTTTCTACTGAGTTTCACATTCACCGCAAGGAGATAGTTCTGGCCACAATAAAGAATATCCAAAGCGTATTGGAAGATCAGGAGACTGAAGCATGGCAAAAGCTAATAAGCGTGCTTACCCATGAAATCATGAATTCCATAACTCCAATCGCATCGCTTTCCTCCACCCTTGACGGGATGCTAAAAGCCATCAAGGAAAACAAAGAACAGGATCAGGAAATTGATGAGGAGACTACCGAAGAGATTCAGCAGGCCATGCAAACCATCCACAAGCGCAGCACTGGACTTCTACACTTTGTTAACACCTACCGCAACCTAACCCGAATTCCAAAGCCAAACTTCAAAATAACCAAAGCAAAAACACTATTTGAAAATATTCGACCACTGGTTGAGGAAGATATTCGCCACAGCGGCATCGCCCTAAGTATTGAAGTTGATCCTGAAGATTTGGAGTTTTCCATCGACGAAAATCTAATTGAGCAGGTACTTATTAACCTTGTAAAGAATGCATCACAAGCCTTTGATGGCAAGGTCACCCCACGTATAGAAATTAAGTGCTTCAGAAATAAGAGAGCAAAAGTGACCATTCAGGTTTCCGATAACGGTCAAGGAATATTACCGGAGGTACTCGACAAAATATTCATCCCCTTCTTTACCACAAAACCGAAAGGATCGGGAATTGGGCTAAGCCTTTCACGCCAAATAATGCGGCTTCACGGTGGCAGCATTACGGCAAACTCCGTGTTGGGTGAAGGCACCACATTTACGCTAATCTTCTAACAAAAAGACGTTCCTTGAAGAACGTCTTTTTTGCGTAATCACGCATCGTTAAAATACAAAAGCCTCGTAAAACGAGGCTTTGTGGGAACAATAGGATTCGAACCTATGACCCTCTGCTTGTAAGGCAGACGCTCTGAACCAGCTGAGCTATGCTCCCAATAAAAAAATTCAACTTTGGTGTGGGAACAATAGGATTCGAACCTATGACCCTCTGCTTGTAAGGCAGACGCTCTGAACCAGCTGAGCTATGCTCCCAAAGATTGAAACTTTAGCAAATCGTTTTTTGCCTAAAGCGGTGCAAATATAGCTCACTTTTTCAAATTCACAAAGGACCCCTGCAAAAACTTAATGAAATTAGACCACCTCAGCAACAACAAACGTACTTCCTCCTATGAAAACCAAATCGTTAGGTTCAGCATTTATTTTCGCCGCATTAAAAGCCTCCAAAACATTTGGGTAGCAGGCCCCAATAAGATCAAAACCAGAAGCCAACTCCTTCAAGGTTGTCTCCGACATCGCTCTTGGAATGGAAGCCTTCGTGAAGTAATAGGTGGCGCTTTTGGGTAATAAACCTAGAACTCCCCTTACATCCTTATCCGAAACCATACCTAAAACAAAATGCAACTTCCGGTGAGGTGTAAGTTCGAGCTGCTTCACTACGTATCCTATTCCATCCACATTATGTCCAGTATCACACACTACTAACGGATTGATTCCCAATATTTGCCAGCGCCCCTTCAAACCAGTATTTTGAGCAGCACTGCTGAGCCCTTGCAGGACTGCGGCGGGAGAAACACGAGGAAAGCGGTCAACCAAAATCTGAATTGCAGCTAAAACAGTTAGAATATTATGCTCCTGATATGCGCCGCCAAGGTCAATCTCCACTTGGTCTCTGGCAACCAATAACGGGCCATTTATCCTGAACCATTGCCTACCGTTAGAAGAGAAGCCGTGATCTTCAACTGTAAGCATCCTATCGGCCAATATAAGCGAGGTGCCAACCTCCTTGGCTTTAGTCGTAAAAACATGCAAATAGGCGGGGTTTGATTCACCTAAAACAGCAGGAACATTGGGCTTAATGATTCCAGCCTTTTCAAAAGCAATTTTTTCAAGCGTATCACCCAGAAGGTCGGTATGATCGAGACCAATATTGGTAATTACACTTAACTCTGGGGTAATAATGTTGGTAGAATCGAGCCGTCCACCAAGGCCAACCTCAACTACGGCCACATCCACTTTTTCGCGAGCAAAGTAGTCGAAGGCCAGCGCTACTGTCATTTCAAAAAACGATGGCCGGATTTGCTTGAAAATTGCTTTGTTGTTTTCAACAAACAATACAACCTCCTCTTCTGGGATAGGTTGTCCATTAATTTTGATTCGTTCACGAAAATCCTTTAGATGAGGAGACGTATATAGCCCAACACGATAGCCAGCCTGGGACAAAACGGCAGCCAGCATATGTGATGTTGAGCCTTTTCCATTCGTTCCAGCAACATGAATACTCTTAAACTGCCTATGAGAGTGATTAAAATGTTCGTCGAGAGCCAAGGTATTTACCAAATCTGCCTTGTAAGCAGCCTTTCCCAACCGCTGAAACATTGGCAACTGGCTAAAAAGGTAATCTAAAGTTTCTTGGTAGGTCATAATAAATGTATTGCGCAAAATTACCGAAAAGCTATCCGCATTATTCAACCTTTACCAGCAAATTTTTGAACAATGGTGGTAAAAAATTGCTACTTTTAAGAATAATTCTTTCAATCCACCATGCTATGAGCAAAAACATTAAAACCTTCGTGCTCGACACCAACGTTCTCTTGCACGACTTCAAGTGTATTTACAACTTTCAGGAAAACGACATTGTATTGCCAATTGTGGTTCTTGAAGAGTTGGATAAGTTCAAGAAAGGGAACGAGCAAATCAACTTCAACGCACGGGAGTTGGCTCGCGAGCTCGATAAGATAACGGGTGACCAGCTCTTTACCACTGGCATAAAGCTAGGGAAGGGACTGGGGAAGTTGCGGGTTGAAACGGGAAAACCCTTCTCCAAGCAGATGACCGAATCGTTTACCGAAGACACACCCGACCACCGCATTCTAGCCATTGCCGATTACCTCTCCAAAACCATTAAGGGTAGTCCAGTTATCCTCGTTTCAAAAGACATCAACCTCCGGCTAAAAGCCAAGTCACTTGGGTTACAGGCGCAGGATTACCTCTCCGACAAAGTCAGAGACATTGAGGTTATTAGGAAGGAAGTTGACATATTGTGCAACATCGATGACGAAATAATCGCTAGGTTATACCAATCAAACGAAGGTCTTCTGGCAAAGGAACTAAAGGCAAAATTCCATCCAAACCAATACGTTGTCCTCAAGGGAGCAAATTCAAGCGCCTTAGTTTACTATGACGGTGGCACAGAGACGTTACACCGCATTGAGAAGCAGCGAGCCTATGGAATTGAGCCTCGCAATTCAGAACAGACCTTTTCACTTGATGCTCTTTTAAGACCAGAAGTTCAGCTTGTTGCACTTACAGGAAAGGCAGGTACCGGGAAAACGTTACTAGCCTTGGCAGCGGCGCTACACCAGGAGAGGAGTTACGAAACAATTCTGCTTGCACGGCCAATTATGCCGCTTGCAAATCGTGATCTAGGATTTCTACCTGGTGACGTTAACGAAAAAATTGGTCCCTACATGCTACCCCTATTCGACAATCTTGCGGTAATCAAGAATCGCTTTAAGTCGCAGAGTAGAGAGTATATGCACATAGAGGAGATGTTGAAAACAGAGAAGTTATTAATTACACCCCTTGCCTACATCCGGGGCAGAAGCTTATCCAACG contains the following coding sequences:
- a CDS encoding sigma-54 dependent transcriptional regulator, which produces KILELDSSAIVLFITAYGDAEKAVKAIKAGATDFILKPWQNEKLIATISSALKLRMSKDEVDTLKLKQKAYTEAIDQPFTDFIGESTKMKEVFATIQKVAKTDANILILGENGTGKELVARALYRNSNRRDDIFLSIDLGSLSESLFESELFGHEKGAFTDAKKEKPSRFEVAHNGTLFLDEIGNLSMPLQAKLLTAIERREITRVGANKPTPVDVRLVCATNNDIHQLVSSGQFRQDLLYRINTVEIHLPPLRERGDDIAILAKHFLSIYSKKYKKSIRGIAAESQKKLLQYSWPGNVRELQHGIERAVIMSETDMLMPDDFFLTGSKEKCAEIDLETYNLEQIERNVIMKVLKQFNGNITQAATELGITRTSLYRRMEKYGL
- a CDS encoding ATP-binding protein; translation: MVYRNFRVNIVVRLLILSMSIFALFYTISNYNFFITPLLIGVFIFLQIYALFKFVDKTNRDLASFLESIRFSEFTRTFQVEGMGSSFDELSKAFNDVINDFQAVRSQKEEHFQYLQSILQNIDVAIIAFQKDGTVEMINKAAKVLFQAHSLKNIKQLAAVSYELVDKLLNINPGENTLVKVQIDDDLLQLAVFSTEFHIHRKEIVLATIKNIQSVLEDQETEAWQKLISVLTHEIMNSITPIASLSSTLDGMLKAIKENKEQDQEIDEETTEEIQQAMQTIHKRSTGLLHFVNTYRNLTRIPKPNFKITKAKTLFENIRPLVEEDIRHSGIALSIEVDPEDLEFSIDENLIEQVLINLVKNASQAFDGKVTPRIEIKCFRNKRAKVTIQVSDNGQGILPEVLDKIFIPFFTTKPKGSGIGLSLSRQIMRLHGGSITANSVLGEGTTFTLIF
- a CDS encoding folylpolyglutamate synthase/dihydrofolate synthase family protein translates to MTYQETLDYLFSQLPMFQRLGKAAYKADLVNTLALDEHFNHSHRQFKSIHVAGTNGKGSTSHMLAAVLSQAGYRVGLYTSPHLKDFRERIKINGQPIPEEEVVLFVENNKAIFKQIRPSFFEMTVALAFDYFAREKVDVAVVEVGLGGRLDSTNIITPELSVITNIGLDHTDLLGDTLEKIAFEKAGIIKPNVPAVLGESNPAYLHVFTTKAKEVGTSLILADRMLTVEDHGFSSNGRQWFRINGPLLVARDQVEIDLGGAYQEHNILTVLAAIQILVDRFPRVSPAAVLQGLSSAAQNTGLKGRWQILGINPLVVCDTGHNVDGIGYVVKQLELTPHRKLHFVLGMVSDKDVRGVLGLLPKSATYYFTKASIPRAMSETTLKELASGFDLIGACYPNVLEAFNAAKINAEPNDLVFIGGSTFVVAEVV
- a CDS encoding PhoH family protein is translated as MSKNIKTFVLDTNVLLHDFKCIYNFQENDIVLPIVVLEELDKFKKGNEQINFNARELARELDKITGDQLFTTGIKLGKGLGKLRVETGKPFSKQMTESFTEDTPDHRILAIADYLSKTIKGSPVILVSKDINLRLKAKSLGLQAQDYLSDKVRDIEVIRKEVDILCNIDDEIIARLYQSNEGLLAKELKAKFHPNQYVVLKGANSSALVYYDGGTETLHRIEKQRAYGIEPRNSEQTFSLDALLRPEVQLVALTGKAGTGKTLLALAAALHQERSYETILLARPIMPLANRDLGFLPGDVNEKIGPYMLPLFDNLAVIKNRFKSQSREYMHIEEMLKTEKLLITPLAYIRGRSLSNVFFIVDEAQNLTPHEVKTIITRAGEGTKFVFTGDINQIDSPYLDIKSNGLTYLSDKMHGQEIFAHVNLVKGERSPLAELASDIL